The genomic region GCCGAGTGGACGGTGGGGCCCAAGCCGCACGGCGGGTTCCTGCTGGCGGTGATGACGCGGGCGGCGGCCGAGCTGACCGGCAGTGATCCGCTCGCGGTCTCCGCGCAGTTCCTGCGGGCGCCGGAGGTCGGGCCGGTGCTGGTCAGGACCGATCTGCGCAAGGCGGGGCGGACGGCGACGGTGGTCGCGGTGACTCTGGAGCAACGCGGGCAGGTGTGCGTCGAGGCGTCGGTCACGCTCGGGCGGATGCCGGAGCTGCGGGCCGACTACGCGAACCTGCCGTCGATGCCCGCCGCGCCGCCGCCGGGGTCGATCGAGCTGGCGACCTTCCCGACCGGCGGGGTCTACAAGGTGGGCGCGCTGTGCGACCTGCGGGTGGACCGGGAGTCGGCGACGTTCCTGGACCGGCGCACGGACGGGTCGCTCACGTTCAAGCTGTGGGCGCGGCCGATCGAGGAGCACCCCGACCCGTACTTCGCGTTGCTGGCCGGCGACCTGTCGATGCCGGTGACGTTCAACCTCGGGCGGTTCGGGTGGTCGCCGACGGTGCAGCTGACGGCGTTGCTGCGGGCGCGGCCGGCGCCGGGGTGGTTGCGGATCCACGTGACCTGCCAGGCGGTGCACGGGCAGTGGTTCGACGAGGACGCGACCGTCATCGACGCGACGGGGCGCCTGGTGTGCCAGGCACGGCAGCTGGCGTTGACACCTGCTGTGTGAGACTTGACCGATGACGAAGATCGCGGTGCTCGGCGCGGGCAAGATCGGTGAGGCGCTGCTGTCCGGGCTTCTACAGGGCGGCAGGCCGGCCGCCGATCTGATGTTCACCGAGAAGCACGATGCCCGTGCGGCGGTGCTGACCGAGCAGTACGGCATCGAGAGCACCACGGTGGCGGGCGCGGCGGCGAACGCCGACGTGCTCATCGTCGCGGTCAAGCCGCAGGACATCGAGCCGCTGCTGACCGACCTCAAGCCGGTGATCAAGCCGGGCGCCCTGGTCGTGTCGCTGTGCGCCGGGCTCCCGACGGCCCTGTTCGAACGCCGGCTGCCGGAGGGCACGCCGGTCGTGCGGGTGATGCCGAACACGCCGATGGTCGTCGGCGAGGCGATGAGCGCCGTCTCCGGTGGTTCCAACGCCACGCCGGAGCACCTCAAGGTCGTCGAGGAGCTCCTGTCCACCGTGGGCAAGGTCGCGGTGGTGCCGGAGTCGCAGCAGGACGCGGTCACCGCGCTGTCCGGCTCGGGCCCCGCCTACTTCTTCTTCCTGGTCGAGGCGATGATCGACGCGGGCATCCTGCTCGGCATCCCGCGCGACCTGGCCTCCCAGCTCATCATCCAGTCGGCCGTGGGCGCCGCGACGATGCTGGCCGAGGGCCAGTCGCACCCGGTCATCCTGCGCGAGGCGGTCACGTCACCGGCGGGCACGACGATCATGGCGATCCGCGAGCTGGAGAAGCACGGCGTCCGCGCGGCCCTGCTGGCGGCCATCGAGTCCGCCCGCGACCGCTCCGTCGAGCTGGGCCGCCAGCACGAGGACTGAGCGCACGCGGGGAGCTTTCGTACTCTCCTGGAGTACGCGGGGTCCCCGCGTGGCCGTCAGGGGAACGCGGGACTCCCGCGTGACATTTCAAGCATGA from Lentzea guizhouensis harbors:
- a CDS encoding thioesterase family protein, producing MTFSKSSAVRSLGDGTFTATLPAEWTVGPKPHGGFLLAVMTRAAAELTGSDPLAVSAQFLRAPEVGPVLVRTDLRKAGRTATVVAVTLEQRGQVCVEASVTLGRMPELRADYANLPSMPAAPPPGSIELATFPTGGVYKVGALCDLRVDRESATFLDRRTDGSLTFKLWARPIEEHPDPYFALLAGDLSMPVTFNLGRFGWSPTVQLTALLRARPAPGWLRIHVTCQAVHGQWFDEDATVIDATGRLVCQARQLALTPAV
- the proC gene encoding pyrroline-5-carboxylate reductase; its protein translation is MTKIAVLGAGKIGEALLSGLLQGGRPAADLMFTEKHDARAAVLTEQYGIESTTVAGAAANADVLIVAVKPQDIEPLLTDLKPVIKPGALVVSLCAGLPTALFERRLPEGTPVVRVMPNTPMVVGEAMSAVSGGSNATPEHLKVVEELLSTVGKVAVVPESQQDAVTALSGSGPAYFFFLVEAMIDAGILLGIPRDLASQLIIQSAVGAATMLAEGQSHPVILREAVTSPAGTTIMAIRELEKHGVRAALLAAIESARDRSVELGRQHED